In Rhodococcus rhodochrous, a single genomic region encodes these proteins:
- a CDS encoding DUF6918 family protein: MVAALGDALLGADKFPAVKADVEALIDAEVSDKKGASGLALKGGYAAVKKVGPGIVPGAVEGLLPEFVEKLQPFWVEYAGNGSFSDFLVARGEVVADALLGVTDERIAGTSKSGVKKVYDSLRPSAKKHVVEALPRLGDLIQKHAG; this comes from the coding sequence GTGGTTGCAGCTCTGGGCGATGCCCTCCTCGGCGCCGACAAGTTCCCGGCGGTCAAGGCAGACGTCGAAGCCCTGATCGATGCTGAGGTGTCGGACAAGAAGGGTGCGTCCGGTCTCGCCCTCAAGGGTGGCTACGCAGCAGTGAAGAAGGTCGGCCCGGGCATCGTTCCGGGTGCCGTCGAAGGTCTGCTGCCCGAATTCGTCGAGAAGCTCCAGCCCTTCTGGGTGGAGTACGCAGGCAACGGTTCGTTCTCGGACTTCCTGGTCGCCCGCGGTGAGGTCGTCGCCGACGCTCTCCTCGGGGTGACCGACGAGCGCATCGCCGGCACGTCGAAGTCCGGCGTCAAGAAGGTCTACGACTCGCTGCGCCCCTCGGCCAAGAAGCACGTCGTCGAGGCCCTGCCGCGCCTGGGTGATCTCATCCAGAAGCACGCCGGCTGA
- a CDS encoding o-succinylbenzoate synthase produces MRVRFRGITEREVLLLRGPAGWGEFGPFPEYGDDEAAHWLQSAIEAAWQGHPAPRRSRIAVNATVPAVGPERVPEVLARFPGARTAKVKVAEPGQDLAQDVARVRAVREHVPNVRIDANGGWSVDEAVRALTALTADAPLEYAEQPCATVPELVEVRRRLPGVRIAADESIRRAEDPLRVVRAGGADVAVVKVAPLGGVRRLVALADELAGHGVEVVVSSALDSAVGIATGLAAAAALPDLPYACGLGTGGFFEADVAPALHMSDGALDVVAVEPEPERLDALRADPDRIEWWCERVRRCRTVLAGRGL; encoded by the coding sequence ATGCGCGTCCGGTTCCGCGGCATCACCGAACGCGAGGTGCTGCTGCTGCGCGGACCCGCCGGGTGGGGCGAGTTCGGGCCGTTTCCCGAATACGGCGACGACGAGGCGGCGCACTGGTTGCAGTCCGCGATCGAGGCCGCCTGGCAGGGCCATCCTGCTCCGCGCCGCTCCCGGATCGCCGTCAACGCGACCGTCCCCGCCGTCGGCCCGGAGCGCGTCCCCGAGGTCCTCGCCCGATTCCCCGGTGCGCGCACCGCGAAAGTGAAGGTCGCCGAGCCGGGCCAGGATCTCGCACAGGACGTCGCTCGCGTCCGGGCCGTGCGCGAGCACGTGCCCAACGTCCGGATCGATGCGAACGGCGGCTGGAGCGTGGACGAGGCCGTGCGCGCGCTCACGGCGCTCACCGCCGACGCACCGCTCGAGTACGCCGAGCAGCCGTGCGCGACCGTCCCCGAACTCGTCGAGGTGCGCCGGCGACTGCCCGGAGTGCGCATCGCGGCGGACGAGAGCATCCGCCGCGCCGAGGATCCCCTGCGGGTCGTGCGGGCCGGGGGAGCGGACGTCGCCGTTGTGAAGGTCGCGCCGCTCGGCGGGGTCCGACGTCTCGTCGCGCTCGCCGACGAACTCGCCGGACACGGCGTCGAGGTGGTCGTCTCGAGCGCCCTCGACTCCGCGGTGGGGATCGCCACCGGTCTCGCGGCGGCCGCTGCCCTGCCCGACCTCCCGTATGCCTGCGGACTGGGCACGGGCGGATTCTTCGAAGCCGACGTCGCGCCGGCTCTGCACATGTCCGACGGAGCGCTCGATGTCGTCGCCGTCGAGCCCGAACCCGAGCGACTCGATGCGCTGCGAGCCGATCCCGACCGCATCGAGTGGTGGTGCGAACGGGTGCGTCGGTGCCGTACGGTGCTCGCCGGACGCGGACTGTGA
- a CDS encoding PaaI family thioesterase, with protein MSEQTDPRDDYEHHGGFPVYEPVKAGPNYGRFVETFRRLQDLMVSTNPPDEVVDRAIEQTEALIDLLAEHAVPEGGSPAGFNIDLPGRGSALLLPWTIEKFGPDGVRERGVFRRYHLGGNGAAHGGTLPLLFDDLFGMVIHANGRPIARTAYLHVNYRRITPIETELVVDGWVDRVDGRKAFCKAELRDVDGNLLADCEALMVQLLPGQP; from the coding sequence ATGAGTGAGCAGACCGATCCCCGCGACGACTACGAACACCACGGGGGATTCCCGGTCTACGAACCGGTGAAGGCGGGGCCGAACTACGGTCGCTTCGTCGAGACCTTCCGGCGTCTGCAGGATCTGATGGTCTCCACGAATCCGCCGGACGAGGTCGTCGACCGCGCGATCGAGCAGACCGAGGCCCTGATCGACCTGCTCGCCGAGCACGCCGTACCCGAGGGCGGCTCGCCCGCCGGATTCAACATCGACCTGCCCGGACGCGGCAGCGCGCTGCTGCTGCCGTGGACGATCGAGAAGTTCGGGCCGGACGGTGTCCGGGAACGCGGTGTCTTCCGCCGCTACCACCTCGGGGGCAACGGAGCCGCGCACGGCGGCACACTGCCACTGCTGTTCGACGACCTGTTCGGCATGGTCATCCACGCCAACGGACGGCCGATCGCCCGCACCGCCTATCTCCACGTCAACTACCGCAGGATCACCCCGATCGAGACCGAACTCGTCGTCGACGGCTGGGTCGACCGCGTCGACGGTCGTAAGGCCTTCTGCAAGGCCGAACTGCGTGACGTCGACGGCAATCTCCTCGCCGACTGCGAGGCGCTGATGGTCCAGTTGCTGCCGGGCCAGCCGTGA
- a CDS encoding 1,4-dihydroxy-2-naphthoyl-CoA synthase, with protein MTFDPELWRPVPGFENLTDITYHRHVTQGTVRVAFDRPEVRNAFRPHTVDELYRTLDHARTTSDVGVVLLTGNGPSPKDGGWAFCSGGDQRIRGRSGYQYASGETADTVDKARAGRLHILEVQRLIRFMPKVVIALVNGWAAGGGHSLHVTCDLTLASREHARFKQTDADVGSFDGGYGSAYLAKMVGQKFAREIFFLGDTYTAEEMHHMGAVNKVVDHDELENVALEWAQKINGKSPQAQRMLKYAFNLQDDGLVGQQLFAGEATRLAYMTDEAIEGRDAFLEKRDPDWSPYPHYY; from the coding sequence GTGACCTTCGATCCAGAATTGTGGCGCCCGGTACCCGGGTTCGAGAACCTCACCGACATCACCTATCACCGACACGTCACGCAGGGCACGGTCCGCGTCGCGTTCGATCGTCCCGAGGTGCGCAACGCCTTCCGTCCGCACACCGTCGACGAGCTCTACCGCACGCTCGACCACGCCCGGACCACCTCCGACGTCGGCGTCGTGCTGCTCACGGGCAACGGCCCGAGCCCGAAAGACGGCGGATGGGCGTTCTGCTCCGGCGGCGACCAGCGGATCCGTGGCCGCAGCGGTTACCAGTACGCCAGCGGCGAGACGGCCGACACCGTCGACAAGGCCCGCGCCGGCCGACTCCACATCCTCGAGGTCCAGCGACTGATCCGGTTCATGCCGAAGGTCGTCATCGCCCTGGTCAACGGCTGGGCCGCCGGTGGTGGGCACAGCCTGCACGTCACGTGCGACCTGACGCTCGCCTCCCGCGAGCACGCCCGCTTCAAGCAGACCGACGCCGACGTGGGCAGCTTCGACGGCGGCTACGGCAGCGCCTACCTCGCCAAGATGGTCGGCCAGAAGTTCGCGCGGGAGATCTTCTTCCTCGGCGACACGTACACGGCCGAGGAAATGCACCACATGGGTGCGGTCAACAAGGTCGTCGACCACGACGAGCTCGAGAACGTCGCGCTGGAGTGGGCGCAGAAGATCAACGGCAAGTCGCCGCAGGCGCAGCGCATGCTCAAGTACGCCTTCAACCTGCAGGACGACGGTCTCGTCGGCCAGCAGTTGTTCGCGGGCGAGGCCACCCGCCTGGCCTACATGACCGACGAAGCGATCGAGGGTCGCGACGCCTTCCTGGAGAAGCGCGATCCCGACTGGTCGCCGTACCCCCACTACTACTGA
- a CDS encoding DUF4193 domain-containing protein: MATDYDAPRTTDILGGGGTALDELDIKPTAAADTDEGEILETLDLPGADLSALSAEELSVQVLPKQSDEFTCMGCFLVQHHSRRATGDGEQAFCRDCV, from the coding sequence ATGGCGACCGACTACGACGCTCCCCGCACCACCGACATCCTGGGCGGCGGTGGCACTGCCCTGGACGAGCTGGACATCAAGCCCACCGCGGCCGCCGACACCGACGAGGGCGAGATCCTCGAGACCCTCGACCTGCCCGGCGCCGACCTCTCGGCACTGTCGGCGGAGGAGCTCTCGGTCCAGGTCCTGCCGAAGCAGTCGGACGAGTTCACCTGCATGGGCTGCTTCCTCGTCCAGCACCACAGCCGCCGCGCGACGGGCGACGGCGAGCAGGCCTTCTGCCGCGACTGCGTCTGA
- a CDS encoding VOC family protein, translating to MEILSSRTILRPRDQEAAVEFYGSTLGLAIAREYPGGTVFFAGQSLIEIAAHGRSDDSDEVFHGALWLQVRDVYDAEAELALKGVRIVRGAKQEPWGLHELWIADPDGIPIVLVQIPEDHPLRRDLR from the coding sequence GTGGAGATCCTCAGCAGCCGCACCATCCTCCGGCCGCGCGATCAGGAGGCCGCCGTCGAGTTCTACGGCTCGACGCTGGGACTGGCGATCGCCCGCGAGTATCCCGGCGGAACCGTCTTCTTCGCGGGGCAGTCGCTCATCGAGATCGCCGCCCACGGCCGGTCCGACGACAGCGACGAGGTGTTCCACGGCGCCCTGTGGCTCCAGGTGCGCGACGTCTACGACGCCGAGGCCGAGCTGGCACTGAAGGGTGTACGCATCGTCCGGGGTGCGAAGCAGGAGCCGTGGGGACTGCACGAGCTGTGGATCGCCGATCCCGACGGGATTCCGATCGTCCTGGTGCAGATCCCCGAGGACCATCCGTTGCGCCGCGACCTCCGCTGA
- a CDS encoding inorganic phosphate transporter has protein sequence MTAEFVVLLVVVVTALAFDFTNGFHDTGNAMATSIATGALKPKTAVTLSATLNLVGAFLSVEVAATVAKGVVDLDTVGGTDLLLIVFAGLVGAILWNISTWLFGLPSSSSHALFGGLVGAALASIGVQGVVWDGVLGKVLIPAVLAPVIAALVSTVGIWSMHRLTRSVSNEHRDRGFRLGQIGTASLMSLAHGTNDAQKTMGVIFLALVAHGTITADTDMPFWVKVACAVAIALGTYLGGWRIIRTLGKGLVEIAPPQGLAAESSSAAIILTSSHFGLPLSTTHVATGSILGTGLGTKGAEVRWSVARRMVVAWVITLPCAAVVGAICWGLAHLIGGMPGVLVVFAILCALAVFMWLRSRRQPVDASNVTADWDDKLAPAPGASETVTGEGRS, from the coding sequence GTGACCGCAGAGTTCGTCGTGCTCCTGGTGGTGGTCGTCACTGCCCTCGCATTCGATTTCACCAACGGCTTCCACGACACCGGCAATGCCATGGCGACATCCATCGCCACCGGCGCCCTCAAACCCAAAACCGCGGTCACTTTGTCCGCGACCCTCAACCTCGTCGGCGCCTTCCTGTCCGTGGAAGTCGCCGCGACCGTCGCGAAGGGTGTCGTCGACCTCGACACCGTCGGCGGTACCGATCTGTTGCTCATCGTCTTCGCCGGTCTGGTCGGAGCGATCCTCTGGAACATCTCGACCTGGCTGTTCGGCCTGCCGTCCAGCTCGTCGCACGCCCTGTTCGGCGGTCTCGTCGGCGCTGCACTGGCGTCGATCGGTGTCCAGGGCGTGGTGTGGGACGGAGTGCTGGGCAAGGTCCTGATCCCCGCCGTGCTCGCGCCCGTCATCGCGGCGCTGGTGTCCACGGTGGGCATCTGGTCGATGCACCGCCTGACCCGCTCCGTCTCCAACGAACACCGCGACCGCGGCTTCCGGCTGGGACAGATCGGCACGGCGTCCCTGATGTCCCTCGCGCACGGCACCAACGACGCGCAGAAGACGATGGGCGTGATCTTCCTGGCCCTCGTCGCCCACGGCACCATCACCGCCGACACGGACATGCCGTTCTGGGTGAAGGTCGCCTGTGCCGTCGCGATCGCACTCGGCACCTATCTCGGCGGCTGGCGCATCATCCGCACGCTGGGCAAGGGTCTCGTCGAGATCGCCCCGCCGCAGGGCCTGGCCGCCGAGTCGTCGTCGGCCGCCATCATCCTCACCTCGAGCCATTTCGGTCTGCCGCTGTCGACCACGCACGTCGCCACGGGCTCGATCCTCGGCACGGGTCTGGGCACCAAGGGCGCCGAGGTGCGCTGGTCGGTGGCGCGACGGATGGTCGTCGCGTGGGTCATCACCCTGCCGTGCGCCGCGGTCGTCGGAGCGATCTGCTGGGGGCTCGCCCACCTCATCGGCGGCATGCCCGGCGTGCTCGTCGTGTTCGCGATCCTGTGCGCCCTGGCCGTGTTCATGTGGCTGCGCTCGCGCCGGCAGCCCGTCGACGCCTCCAACGTCACCGCCGACTGGGACGACAAGCTCGCCCCGGCGCCGGGTGCCTCCGAAACGGTCACCGGGGAAGGACGCTCGTGA
- a CDS encoding DUF3349 domain-containing protein, translating to MALPPFLASIVEWLRAGYPEGVPEQDYVPLFALLARRLSDEEVAQVADTLVEDGDLSINRIDIAVLISKITNNMPSPDDVDRVRRQLEAGGWDTTQYDL from the coding sequence GTGGCCCTCCCGCCGTTTCTCGCTTCCATCGTCGAGTGGCTCCGCGCCGGTTACCCCGAAGGGGTGCCGGAACAGGACTACGTACCCCTGTTCGCACTGCTCGCGCGGCGCCTGTCCGACGAGGAGGTCGCCCAGGTCGCCGACACCCTGGTCGAGGACGGTGACCTCTCGATCAACCGCATCGACATCGCGGTCCTCATCAGCAAGATCACCAACAACATGCCGTCGCCCGACGATGTGGACCGGGTCCGCCGCCAGCTCGAAGCGGGCGGATGGGACACGACACAATACGATCTGTGA
- the menE gene encoding o-succinylbenzoate--CoA ligase, translating into MGHDTIRSVTTLELLPVPAGPAVRSVLPALQRMLDGDGPALLPVPAGDERETLRLTDALSPGDPVADGVGLVVATSGTTGIPKGALLSAQALRASGDATHARLGGTGSWLLALPAHHIAGMQVLLRSLLSGTEPVVVDVSAGFDPAGLPAAVDAMAGPRRYSSMVPTQLIKALDHPDATAALARLDAILLGGAATPVPVLERARAAGITVVRTYGMSETCGGCVYDGVPLDGVHVRVDGESRVWLGGATLASGYRNLPDHPAFAEPGWFRTDDAGTLDDGVLRILGRLDEAISTGGLTVVPQVVEAVLVEHPAVREVAVVGLPDTRLGQRVAAVVVPVPGATPTLAELRDHVEATLDPTAAPRELQLVDALPLRGPGKVDRRALVARFS; encoded by the coding sequence ATGGGACACGACACAATACGATCTGTGACCACACTCGAGCTTCTTCCCGTCCCTGCCGGGCCCGCCGTCCGTTCCGTGCTGCCCGCCCTGCAGCGCATGCTCGACGGTGACGGGCCGGCGCTGCTCCCCGTACCCGCCGGGGACGAGCGGGAGACGCTCCGCCTCACCGACGCGCTGAGCCCCGGTGACCCCGTCGCGGACGGCGTCGGACTGGTGGTCGCGACCTCCGGCACGACCGGGATCCCGAAGGGCGCCCTGCTCTCCGCACAGGCGCTGCGCGCGAGCGGCGACGCCACCCACGCCCGGCTGGGCGGAACGGGCTCGTGGCTCCTGGCCCTGCCCGCCCACCACATCGCGGGCATGCAGGTACTGCTGCGCAGCCTGCTCTCCGGAACCGAACCCGTCGTCGTCGACGTGTCCGCCGGTTTCGATCCCGCGGGTCTGCCCGCGGCGGTGGACGCCATGGCAGGCCCCCGTCGGTACAGCTCGATGGTTCCCACCCAGCTGATCAAGGCCCTCGACCATCCCGACGCCACCGCGGCGCTCGCCCGCCTCGATGCGATCCTGCTCGGTGGGGCCGCGACTCCCGTGCCGGTCCTCGAACGCGCCCGCGCGGCCGGTATCACGGTCGTCCGCACCTACGGCATGAGCGAGACCTGCGGCGGCTGCGTCTACGACGGCGTGCCGCTCGACGGTGTGCACGTGCGCGTCGACGGCGAATCGCGGGTGTGGCTCGGCGGCGCCACGCTCGCCTCGGGTTACCGGAACCTGCCCGATCATCCCGCCTTCGCCGAACCCGGCTGGTTCCGCACCGACGACGCGGGCACGCTCGACGACGGGGTCCTGCGCATCCTGGGGCGGCTCGACGAGGCCATCTCGACCGGCGGACTCACCGTGGTCCCCCAGGTGGTCGAGGCCGTGCTCGTCGAGCACCCGGCCGTCCGGGAGGTCGCGGTGGTGGGTCTGCCCGACACCCGGCTCGGTCAGCGCGTCGCGGCTGTCGTCGTGCCCGTCCCCGGCGCCACGCCGACGCTCGCCGAACTCCGCGACCACGTCGAGGCCACGCTCGATCCCACTGCTGCGCCGCGTGAGCTGCAGCTCGTCGACGCACTACCGCTGCGTGGGCCGGGCAAGGTGGATCGCCGCGCCCTCGTCGCGCGCTTCTCCTGA
- a CDS encoding 1,4-dihydroxy-2-naphthoate polyprenyltransferase, producing MATAGQWLEGARPRTLPNAIAPVLAGTGAAAWLGEVVWWKALLALVVALGLIIGVNFANDYSDGIRGTDDERVGPMRLVGSGAASPGAVKRAAFVCFGIAAVAGLALAVTTAWWLVLVGAVCIAGAWYYTGGKNPYGYSGFGEIGVFVFFGLVAVLGTQFVQAGRVDGVGLACAVAVGSLSTAVLVTNNLRDIATDAETGKRTLAVKLGDPRTRTLHLVLIVVPFVMSLVLVAATPWALAGFLAAPFAIRAHKPVRAGALGLALIPALSDSGVAMLVWAVATAPALAFG from the coding sequence ATGGCAACGGCTGGTCAATGGCTCGAAGGCGCTCGTCCGCGCACCCTCCCCAATGCGATAGCACCCGTCCTGGCAGGTACGGGCGCTGCGGCGTGGCTCGGTGAGGTCGTGTGGTGGAAGGCGCTGCTGGCACTGGTCGTCGCGCTCGGATTGATCATCGGCGTGAACTTCGCCAACGACTACTCCGACGGCATCCGCGGCACCGACGATGAGCGGGTCGGGCCGATGCGGCTGGTGGGTTCGGGCGCGGCGAGCCCCGGCGCCGTCAAGCGCGCCGCGTTCGTGTGCTTCGGGATCGCGGCCGTCGCGGGACTCGCTCTCGCCGTCACGACCGCCTGGTGGCTCGTGCTCGTCGGCGCGGTCTGCATCGCCGGGGCCTGGTATTACACCGGCGGGAAGAACCCGTACGGATACAGCGGATTCGGAGAGATCGGAGTCTTCGTCTTCTTCGGGCTCGTCGCGGTGCTCGGCACGCAGTTCGTGCAGGCCGGTCGCGTCGACGGGGTGGGTCTGGCGTGCGCGGTCGCCGTCGGCTCGCTCTCGACGGCCGTGCTGGTGACGAACAACCTCCGCGACATCGCGACCGATGCGGAGACCGGTAAGAGGACCCTGGCGGTCAAGCTGGGTGATCCGAGGACCCGCACGCTCCACCTGGTGCTGATCGTGGTGCCGTTCGTGATGTCGCTCGTGCTGGTCGCGGCGACGCCGTGGGCGCTCGCCGGCTTCCTCGCCGCGCCGTTCGCGATCCGCGCGCACAAGCCGGTGCGGGCCGGTGCCCTCGGTCTCGCGCTGATCCCGGCGTTGAGCGATTCGGGTGTCGCGATGCTCGTGTGGGCGGTGGCCACCGCGCCCGCGCTGGCCTTCGGCTGA
- a CDS encoding phage holin family protein → MISLILRLIINAVGLWLAVELVDGIDFTDPAGTSDTTRAVITLVVLAAIFTVVNALVKPLVKLLSLPLVILTLGLFLLVVNALMLMLTAWLSGFTEYGLTIDGFWAALWGGVIIAIVNFVLGLIVPDRD, encoded by the coding sequence ATGATTTCTCTGATACTGCGGTTGATTATCAACGCGGTCGGTCTGTGGCTCGCGGTCGAGCTGGTCGACGGGATCGACTTCACCGATCCCGCGGGCACCTCCGACACGACCCGCGCGGTCATCACGCTCGTCGTCCTGGCCGCCATCTTCACCGTCGTCAACGCACTCGTGAAGCCGCTGGTGAAGCTGCTGTCGCTGCCGCTGGTGATCCTCACCCTCGGGCTGTTCCTGCTCGTCGTCAACGCGCTGATGCTCATGCTCACCGCGTGGCTGAGCGGCTTCACCGAGTACGGCCTCACGATCGACGGCTTCTGGGCGGCACTGTGGGGCGGCGTCATCATCGCGATCGTCAACTTCGTCCTCGGACTGATCGTCCCGGACCGCGACTGA
- a CDS encoding Clp protease N-terminal domain-containing protein gives MFERFADSARSVVVAAQQEAIRVHDPRIEASHLLIGVAVAAEEPLRVLLAEEGLTVDGLRSDRAARTADSPLGDEDAAALEAIGIDLDEVRSRLEAAFGKGVLDGKGTDRRAGANRLGHIPFDRAAKKSLELALREAIARRERVIRPEHILLGLLRSDDPATVAVVEAHVPRAQLRQRLNGHLDAAA, from the coding sequence ATGTTCGAACGATTCGCCGACAGTGCCAGATCCGTCGTCGTCGCAGCGCAACAGGAGGCGATCCGGGTGCACGATCCCCGGATCGAGGCGTCGCACCTGCTCATCGGTGTCGCCGTCGCCGCGGAGGAACCGCTGCGGGTCCTGCTCGCGGAAGAAGGTCTCACGGTCGACGGGCTCCGCTCCGATCGGGCCGCCCGCACCGCCGACTCCCCGCTCGGCGACGAGGACGCCGCAGCACTCGAAGCGATCGGGATCGACCTCGACGAGGTCCGGAGCCGTCTCGAAGCGGCCTTCGGCAAGGGGGTGCTCGACGGGAAGGGCACCGACCGGCGGGCCGGCGCGAACCGGCTCGGTCACATCCCGTTCGACCGGGCGGCCAAGAAGTCGCTCGAACTCGCGCTGCGGGAGGCGATCGCACGCCGCGAACGCGTCATTCGCCCCGAACACATCCTGCTCGGACTGCTGCGCAGCGACGATCCGGCGACCGTCGCCGTCGTGGAAGCGCACGTGCCGCGCGCGCAGCTCCGTCAGCGACTGAACGGCCACCTCGACGCCGCCGCCTGA
- a CDS encoding helix-turn-helix domain-containing protein: MSEATTLAAAAASSDPAVGLRAVRALRRLLERLEEVQVANARERGWSWQAIADELGVSRQAVHQKHNRKRR, encoded by the coding sequence ATGAGTGAAGCCACCACCCTCGCCGCTGCCGCCGCGAGCTCCGATCCCGCAGTGGGCCTGCGCGCCGTGCGTGCCCTGCGCCGCCTGCTGGAACGGCTCGAGGAGGTCCAGGTCGCGAATGCCCGTGAGCGGGGTTGGTCCTGGCAGGCCATCGCCGACGAACTCGGCGTCAGCCGCCAGGCGGTCCATCAGAAGCACAACCGGAAGCGCAGGTGA
- a CDS encoding PLP-dependent cysteine synthase family protein, translated as MTATGAVVDRSAPRDWVDDAVRLIEADAQRSADTHLLRYPLPADRGIDLYLKDESTHITGSLKHRLARSLFLYALCNGWIREGTPVIEASSGSTAVSEAYFARLLGLDFVAVVPRRTSPAKVALIEAQGGRCHYIDRPPEIYTEAQRLADELGGCFMDQFTNAERVTDWRGNNNIAESIYSQMRLERHPVPEWIVVGAGTGGTSATLGRYIRYRRHRTRLAVVDPENSAFFGGFETGSADYTTGMPSRIEGIGRPRVEPSFVPEVVDRMVRVPDAASIAAMRHASTALGRRVGGSTGTNLWGAFGLIAEMLEEGREGSVVTLLCDGGERYADTYFSDEWVAAEGMDLTGPLEVLEKFATSGRWPR; from the coding sequence GTGACGGCGACCGGCGCGGTCGTCGACCGCAGCGCACCCCGCGACTGGGTCGACGACGCGGTCCGGCTCATCGAGGCCGACGCCCAGCGCAGCGCCGACACCCACCTGCTCCGCTACCCGCTCCCGGCGGACCGGGGCATCGACCTGTACTTGAAGGACGAGTCGACGCACATCACGGGCAGCCTCAAGCACCGCCTCGCGCGCTCGCTGTTCCTCTACGCCCTGTGCAACGGCTGGATCCGTGAGGGAACCCCGGTCATCGAGGCGTCCTCGGGTTCCACCGCGGTGAGCGAGGCGTACTTCGCGCGGCTGCTCGGTCTCGACTTCGTGGCCGTCGTGCCGCGCCGCACCTCACCGGCGAAGGTCGCGCTCATCGAGGCCCAGGGCGGCCGGTGCCACTACATCGACCGCCCGCCGGAGATCTACACCGAGGCGCAGCGGCTCGCCGACGAACTCGGCGGCTGCTTCATGGACCAGTTCACGAACGCCGAGCGGGTCACCGACTGGCGGGGCAACAACAACATCGCCGAGAGCATCTACTCGCAGATGCGTCTCGAGCGTCATCCCGTACCGGAGTGGATCGTCGTCGGTGCCGGGACCGGTGGCACGAGCGCCACCCTCGGCCGCTACATCCGCTATCGCCGTCACCGGACGCGGCTGGCCGTCGTCGACCCGGAGAACTCGGCGTTCTTCGGCGGGTTCGAGACGGGCTCGGCCGACTACACCACCGGCATGCCCTCGCGTATCGAGGGAATCGGACGTCCGCGCGTCGAGCCGTCCTTCGTTCCCGAGGTCGTCGACCGGATGGTGCGGGTGCCCGACGCGGCGTCCATCGCCGCCATGCGGCACGCGAGCACCGCGCTCGGACGACGGGTGGGCGGCTCGACCGGCACGAACCTCTGGGGAGCTTTCGGTCTGATCGCCGAGATGCTCGAAGAAGGCCGTGAGGGCAGCGTCGTGACGTTGCTGTGCGACGGCGGCGAGCGTTACGCCGACACCTATTTCTCCGACGAGTGGGTCGCTGCCGAGGGGATGGACCTGACCGGCCCGCTCGAGGTGCTGGAAAAGTTCGCGACCAGCGGTCGGTGGCCTCGGTGA
- a CDS encoding DUF4229 domain-containing protein yields MVNDERRNEPSNTPSQRTPHSRDESATGRAGTGSLIRDVALYSAARLALVVALTLLILYVPRAFGVEIPLLVAALFAVLIALPVSLVLFASLRRRVNEGIAAVDERRRTERADLEKRMRGENGR; encoded by the coding sequence GTGGTGAACGACGAACGCCGGAACGAACCCTCGAATACCCCCTCCCAGCGCACTCCACACTCTCGTGACGAGAGCGCAACCGGCAGGGCGGGGACCGGGTCCCTGATCCGGGACGTCGCGTTGTACTCCGCGGCACGACTCGCCCTCGTGGTCGCGCTCACACTGCTCATTCTCTACGTTCCGCGTGCATTCGGGGTGGAAATCCCCCTCCTCGTCGCGGCCCTGTTCGCTGTGCTCATCGCGCTGCCCGTCTCGCTCGTGCTCTTCGCGTCGCTGCGGCGTCGCGTGAACGAGGGCATCGCCGCGGTCGACGAGCGCCGGCGTACCGAGCGCGCCGACCTCGAGAAGCGCATGCGCGGCGAGAACGGGCGGTGA
- a CDS encoding BldC family transcriptional regulator, producing MSAPTFNGAKESLLTPGQVAALFHVDPKTVTRWAHAGRLGSLRTPGGHRRFRESEVLALLRSLTTEATR from the coding sequence ATGAGCGCACCCACTTTCAACGGCGCGAAGGAATCCCTGCTGACCCCGGGCCAGGTGGCAGCACTGTTCCATGTGGATCCCAAGACCGTCACCCGGTGGGCCCACGCCGGCCGATTGGGCTCACTGCGGACCCCCGGCGGCCATCGCCGCTTCCGTGAGTCCGAGGTCCTGGCGCTTCTCCGCTCCCTCACGACCGAAGCGACGCGCTGA